The region CTCCGGGAGATTTTACTTCATTAAATTGATCCACCTAGTGAAACTTACCTTTAGCCACGGTTAAGGAAACTCACATTAAAACGATACATTTAGGAACCATTCAGTGAAGTACTTACTCACTAGCCCTCTGCTTAACTGATTCCTTCCAGATCTGCTTCTGCCTCTCAGGTGCCTTAAGCTCCTCTGGTGTAGTTGTCTTACCCATTATGGTCTGGGGAATATATGCTCCACCAGCGAAGGTGAAGCCGCACTTGGGGCATTGCCAAATACCGAAGGCTAGTCTCTTAAGCCTAACCAGCGATCTGCATTGCGGGCACCTATGCATCCCCCTCTGCTTAACCTCAATTTGAAGCACCTTCCTCCTAATCCCCATTCCATACCTGGCACCGAATCTGCCGGTTGGCCCAACTATCTTAGTGTGGCTGAATGGCACACTCCATTACTCAACCTGCGTTTAAAAACTTTACCATGGGTAATTAAACTGAGCGCGCTCCCAAATTAATTAAAAAGCGTGTTGAAATGACCTCACCGTGGAGTATAGGTTACTTGGAAAGACGGGGGTTAAGGTTTCCGTAATAGGTATGGGTACTTACTATGATCCACTGTGGATTGCAGCATCCATGATTGGGTTAATGCCTTCTAGGAGGAGGAAAGCGCAGGCTTTAAGGGTTGGATTAGAGAATGGGATTAACCTAATTGATACTGCTGAGATATACGGTAGTGAACCCATTGTTGGTGAAGTTATTAGAGACTTTAAAAGAGATGAATTATTCATAGCCACTAAGGTTTGGCCCAGTCATCTTAAGTATGATTCGGTGATTAAGGCTGCTCAAGGTAGTTTA is a window of Caldivirga sp. DNA encoding:
- a CDS encoding 50S ribosomal protein L37ae is translated as MPFSHTKIVGPTGRFGARYGMGIRRKVLQIEVKQRGMHRCPQCRSLVRLKRLAFGIWQCPKCGFTFAGGAYIPQTIMGKTTTPEELKAPERQKQIWKESVKQRASE